One part of the Drosophila teissieri strain GT53w chromosome 3R, Prin_Dtei_1.1, whole genome shotgun sequence genome encodes these proteins:
- the LOC122622351 gene encoding broad-complex core protein isoform X1 — translation MDDEFKLCWKNFQDNIASGFQNLYDRGDLVDVTLACDGKLLHAHKIVLAICSPYFQEIFTTNPCKHPIIILKDVSFNIMMELLEFMYQGVVNVKHTELQSFMKIGQLLQIKGLATNSNSSPGSSVSEKSSSQPPAEESSNINHHSSNNNSNNNSKSETDHNESKGQSNSRTTSPGGASRASNDASHLYTSGKRPMPSDFGSDSLSIYSGKQLRRSLKDHGSGGSEGGGGDHADSAAALDNSLNSEEFFLPPIPQITMGEQRYDLGGLKRESDGHHHGPLSAGGGSSGSVGSLTSSASPSAPIRNPFAPAFNMDNYFYKGGNSSGPSGSSNNSGGPCGINNNGSVGSGTEYPNELYMPNDYSKNFANHMDIPSSGSNMVMLSTTSLLHGNCVFNRNNTVATQQGMKTYWLCKSYRISMCRARCITHLGRIISATGVHNHTPHMRGGQGSSAPSTASVSGNPAPVPISSQAAYSLTDGGGHLGPDLQHGNRVPNMFANQTPPPPPPPPPLPVTSTPHHPHHHHHLGQPLPNLLVQHHPAPTHMEQHGSSASLLHNPNLMHLQTQTHHQQQHHQQHSPHNPPPPQQHNLELGGGSGSGPVLLSPAHLQQSPQSNRSSHSLQAQSPPPQPVEEQQPHQQQQQQEGAGSEVATDPSSAHVINSITISPNSRHTFKMENM, via the exons aTGGACGACGAGTTCAAGCTGTGCTGGAAAAACTTCCAGGACAACATCGCCAGCGGCTTCCAGAATCTGTACGACCGCGGCGACCTGGTGGACGTGACCCTCGCCTGCGATGGAAAGCTCCTCCATGCCCACAAGATAGTGCTGGCCATCTGCAGCCCCTACTTCCAGGAGATCTTCACCACCAATCCCTGCAAGCATCCCATCA TAATACTCAAGGATGTAAGCTTCAACATTATGATGGAGCTACTGGAGTTCATGTACCAAGGAGTGGTGAATGTTAAGCACACGGAGCTGCAGTCGTTCATGAAGattggccagctgctgcagaTCAAGGGCTTGGCTACCAATTCGAACTCCTCGCCAGGATCGAGCGTATCCGAGAAGTCCTCTAGTCAGCCACCGGCAGAAGAATCGAGCAACATCAATCATCACAGCTCCAACAATAATAGCAATAACAATAGCAAATCGGAAACGGATCACAATGAATCCAAGGGCCAGAGCAATTCAAGAACCACTTCGCCAGGTGGTGCCAGCAGAGCCTCCAACGATGCCAGCCACCTCTACACATCCGGCAAGCGTCCGATGCCGTCGGATTTTGGCAGCGATTCCCTGTCCATTTACTCCGGCAAACAGTTGAGACGCTCCCTCAAGGACCATGGCTCCGGCGGAAGCGAAGGAGGCGGAGGCGATCACGCGGATAGTGCAGCCGCATTGGACAACAGCCTGAATTCAGAGGAGTTCTTCTTGCCACCCATTCCACAAATTACGATGGGAGAACAGCGCTACGATCTCGGAGGTCTGAAGCGCGAATCGGATGGTCACCATCACGGTCCATTGTCGGCTGGTGGAGGTAGCTCGGGCAGCGTGGGCAGCCTCACCTCCTCGGCCTCTCCATCTGCACCCATCCGAAATCCCTTTGCCCCGGCCTTCAACATGGACAACTACTTCTACAAGGGCGGCAACAGCAGTGGTCCCAGCGGCAGCTCCAATAATTCGGGCGGCCCATGTGGCATCAACAACAATGGATCCGTGGGCTCCGGCACCGAGTACCCCAACGAACTGTACATGCCCAACGATTACtccaaaaactttgccaacCACATGGACATTCCCTCAA GCGGCAGCAACATGGTGATGCTGTCCACCACCTCGCTGCTGCACGGCAACTGCGTGTTCAACCGAAACAACACGGTGGCCACGCAGCAGGGCATGAAGACCTACTGGCTGTGCAAGTCGTACCGGATCAGCATGTGCCGGGCGCGGTGCATCACCCACTTGGGCAGGATCATATCCGCCACGGGCGTCCACAACCACACGCCGCACATGCGCGGCGGTCAGGGATCTTCGGCGCCCTCGACAGCGTCAGTTTCTGGAAATCCAGCGCCTGTGCCCATTTCCAGCCAAGCGGCTTACTCTCTAACGGATGGAGGTGGCCACTTGGGTCCGGATTTGCAGCATGGCAATCGTGTGCCAAACATGTTTGCCAATCAaacaccaccaccgccgccaccaccaccaccactcccAGTGACATCAACGCCGCACCACCcgcatcatcaccaccacttGGGACAACCTCTCCCCAATCTCCTGGTGCAGCACCATCCGGCGCCAACGCACATGGAGCAGCATGGCAGCTCAGCGAGCCTCTTGCACAATCCAAATCTGATGCACCTGCAGACCCAGACTCAccatcaacagcaacaccaccagcagcactcGCCACACAATCCTCCGCCTCCGCAGCAACATAATCTGGAGCTGGGAGGTGGCTCGGGATCGGGACCAGTGCTTCTCTCGCCTGCGCATCTGCAGCAAAGTCCACAATCAAACCGGAGCAGTCATTCCCTCCAGGCACAGAGTCCACCTCCACAACCCGTGGAGGAACAGCAgccacaccagcagcagcagcagcaagaaggAGCTGGCTCTGAGGTTGCCACGGATCCCAGCAGTGCTCACGTGATCAACTCCATCACCATATCCCCGAACAGCAGACACACCTTCAAGATGGAGAACATGTAA
- the LOC122622351 gene encoding hormone receptor 4 isoform X2 produces the protein MMELLEFMYQGVVNVKHTELQSFMKIGQLLQIKGLATNSNSSPGSSVSEKSSSQPPAEESSNINHHSSNNNSNNNSKSETDHNESKGQSNSRTTSPGGASRASNDASHLYTSGKRPMPSDFGSDSLSIYSGKQLRRSLKDHGSGGSEGGGGDHADSAAALDNSLNSEEFFLPPIPQITMGEQRYDLGGLKRESDGHHHGPLSAGGGSSGSVGSLTSSASPSAPIRNPFAPAFNMDNYFYKGGNSSGPSGSSNNSGGPCGINNNGSVGSGTEYPNELYMPNDYSKNFANHMDIPSSGSNMVMLSTTSLLHGNCVFNRNNTVATQQGMKTYWLCKSYRISMCRARCITHLGRIISATGVHNHTPHMRGGQGSSAPSTASVSGNPAPVPISSQAAYSLTDGGGHLGPDLQHGNRVPNMFANQTPPPPPPPPPLPVTSTPHHPHHHHHLGQPLPNLLVQHHPAPTHMEQHGSSASLLHNPNLMHLQTQTHHQQQHHQQHSPHNPPPPQQHNLELGGGSGSGPVLLSPAHLQQSPQSNRSSHSLQAQSPPPQPVEEQQPHQQQQQQEGAGSEVATDPSSAHVINSITISPNSRHTFKMENM, from the exons ATGATGGAGCTACTGGAGTTCATGTACCAAGGAGTGGTGAATGTTAAGCACACGGAGCTGCAGTCGTTCATGAAGattggccagctgctgcagaTCAAGGGCTTGGCTACCAATTCGAACTCCTCGCCAGGATCGAGCGTATCCGAGAAGTCCTCTAGTCAGCCACCGGCAGAAGAATCGAGCAACATCAATCATCACAGCTCCAACAATAATAGCAATAACAATAGCAAATCGGAAACGGATCACAATGAATCCAAGGGCCAGAGCAATTCAAGAACCACTTCGCCAGGTGGTGCCAGCAGAGCCTCCAACGATGCCAGCCACCTCTACACATCCGGCAAGCGTCCGATGCCGTCGGATTTTGGCAGCGATTCCCTGTCCATTTACTCCGGCAAACAGTTGAGACGCTCCCTCAAGGACCATGGCTCCGGCGGAAGCGAAGGAGGCGGAGGCGATCACGCGGATAGTGCAGCCGCATTGGACAACAGCCTGAATTCAGAGGAGTTCTTCTTGCCACCCATTCCACAAATTACGATGGGAGAACAGCGCTACGATCTCGGAGGTCTGAAGCGCGAATCGGATGGTCACCATCACGGTCCATTGTCGGCTGGTGGAGGTAGCTCGGGCAGCGTGGGCAGCCTCACCTCCTCGGCCTCTCCATCTGCACCCATCCGAAATCCCTTTGCCCCGGCCTTCAACATGGACAACTACTTCTACAAGGGCGGCAACAGCAGTGGTCCCAGCGGCAGCTCCAATAATTCGGGCGGCCCATGTGGCATCAACAACAATGGATCCGTGGGCTCCGGCACCGAGTACCCCAACGAACTGTACATGCCCAACGATTACtccaaaaactttgccaacCACATGGACATTCCCTCAA GCGGCAGCAACATGGTGATGCTGTCCACCACCTCGCTGCTGCACGGCAACTGCGTGTTCAACCGAAACAACACGGTGGCCACGCAGCAGGGCATGAAGACCTACTGGCTGTGCAAGTCGTACCGGATCAGCATGTGCCGGGCGCGGTGCATCACCCACTTGGGCAGGATCATATCCGCCACGGGCGTCCACAACCACACGCCGCACATGCGCGGCGGTCAGGGATCTTCGGCGCCCTCGACAGCGTCAGTTTCTGGAAATCCAGCGCCTGTGCCCATTTCCAGCCAAGCGGCTTACTCTCTAACGGATGGAGGTGGCCACTTGGGTCCGGATTTGCAGCATGGCAATCGTGTGCCAAACATGTTTGCCAATCAaacaccaccaccgccgccaccaccaccaccactcccAGTGACATCAACGCCGCACCACCcgcatcatcaccaccacttGGGACAACCTCTCCCCAATCTCCTGGTGCAGCACCATCCGGCGCCAACGCACATGGAGCAGCATGGCAGCTCAGCGAGCCTCTTGCACAATCCAAATCTGATGCACCTGCAGACCCAGACTCAccatcaacagcaacaccaccagcagcactcGCCACACAATCCTCCGCCTCCGCAGCAACATAATCTGGAGCTGGGAGGTGGCTCGGGATCGGGACCAGTGCTTCTCTCGCCTGCGCATCTGCAGCAAAGTCCACAATCAAACCGGAGCAGTCATTCCCTCCAGGCACAGAGTCCACCTCCACAACCCGTGGAGGAACAGCAgccacaccagcagcagcagcagcaagaaggAGCTGGCTCTGAGGTTGCCACGGATCCCAGCAGTGCTCACGTGATCAACTCCATCACCATATCCCCGAACAGCAGACACACCTTCAAGATGGAGAACATGTAA
- the LOC122621557 gene encoding uncharacterized protein LOC122621557, producing the protein MGCCFGKSKSVDLPVVPPAPAKQRSTLPEFPVAGSVTTTAPAGSGYGSGGATNAALEDD; encoded by the exons ATGGGTTGTTGTTTTG GCAAAAGTAAATCAGTCGATTTGCCCGTGGTTCCGCCGGCACCGGCTAAACAACGCTCCACTCTGCCGGAATTCCCGGTCGCTGGATCGGTAACCACCACGGCTCCTGCAGGATCTGGATATGGATCTGGAGGAGCCACCAATGCGGCCCTGGAGGATGACTAG